From Solanum stenotomum isolate F172 chromosome 2, ASM1918654v1, whole genome shotgun sequence:
tGTTTAAGTGATTTTGGTGTTTTTCCTGGTGATAGTGGATCTGTGTAGCTTGTGTAAAGTGAGTCATGCATAGTGTGCTATTGTGAGAATGTTGTGACCAAAGAAGCTTAGTTATACTTTTTGTGAATTTATCAAAATACTACCTATAATAGTGTTACACTTTTTGTCTCATTGCCTGCGGAAGTCGTTTTAAATGTTACTTAGAAAGTATGGTTAAACATTTATACCTCTGCTTAGTACTTTGTTGTTCAAcctcattttcttgataattcTCTTAACCTTCAGACTTTATATCACTTCCAATGGTGCAGTTGTGAAGTTCAGTTTGAAGAACAATCTTTCTATTGCATTTTGTTATGTCTATGAACCATTACTCTATTGCAGTAAACTTACTCTCCTGCTGCTCATTGTGGACAGTTTCCGAATATTCTCCATTGCAGCCATTGTATGCAATTTTCTTGTGCTCCCACTTAATTATTTTGGAAAAGAGATGCAGCGTCACCAGATTCCAGCTGAGACATTGGAGGTATTCACCATTGCGAATGTTGAGGAAGGATCCAGATGGTATGAAATGTGTACAAAATTGCTGATAATGATTTAAATGCAGTTGATTAGTCTTTTCTCTTCTCAATAGACATACTTAGATGCATATCACTTGAGGATTTTTTTTCTCACATTTTGAAAATAGAAGGAGGAACTAAAAGCTTCTATTTGTTGTTTTCTGGAAGTGTCTGCAAGTCTTCCAATGCATTTTTCTGTCTTGTTTGATTTTTGAGACCCTTTAAGTCCTTAATTACCTTCTCAAGAAAAAGTAATCCTGAAGTTAATTTTACTGAGAatagaaaaagtattattaCTAAAGAGATTGTGAATTGTAAGTTGACCAAGGAAGCATATGTAGAACAGTAGAAGGTAGTTTTCTAACCTGTTGCTCCATTTTAATCTGATTCAGTTTCACCTACATATTCCTTTCATCTTCTTCAGGCTTTGGGCTCACTGCCTTGCGTTGTACCTCGTATCCTGCTGTTCTTGTTTTCTTCTATACCTTGTAAGAAATCACAACTAATTTCCATTTGctactttttctttaaaaatgtaTGTATTTCATACGCGATCCTTAGTATGTGTTAGTATGTATGTTATGTCTGttcttttttcataaaaggTCTTCACTTGCTTTTAGGAGTACAAAAGCATTTCAAGGATGAGGCTGGCTTACTTTACTTCATCTGTTTCCAACCCAAGTTATTTCACAGTTCTTGTTCGTGCCATCCCATGGTCGCGAGAAGAATCATACAGTGGAACAGTGGCAAGATTCTTCACAAATTTCTATGCATCAAGTTTTTTATCTCATCAAATTGTTTATCGATCTGGTTCTGTTCAGAAACTGGTGGTGGGTTTTAATTCCTTTTTGGTAGTCTCATTATGGAAATATTTCTCTTGATCTCAAAGCTTGATGTGTCTTTAAGTTTCTCTTCTATAACACATCTATTATCCTCTTCTGGCtccaattaaatataaatatgagcTGAAATTTTTTACTTTGTATGATGGGATGTTCTATAAGTTTCTTCGTATTTTGTGAGGTCATAATGGTGAGAAAGTGATTTCGAGTTGTTTGTACCCGGCGCTATGTATTATTTTGCTATAGATGTTTGTCAAAAAATTAGGTCAAAGACTTTTAAGTCGTTTTTTCTTGTAGCATCCATGAGATATAAAAGCTCAAAAGGTAAATGGTATTGAAACTGCATGATATGGTAAAATTTAACTGCAAAATGGAGTTGGTTGGTTTTGATGCTGGCAATATGTTTTCCCCATTGGAATCTAGTGATTCTCCTTAGAAATATGAGAGTTTTCTTCATGGTAGACATATGGTGTCTGAAGCTTTAGGAATATTATCTAAATAAATTTTTCTCTTGAATAATACGCTCTCTGCCATTATTGTCAGGATCAAGGATTGTTTTTTATTGTAATGCCAATTCCGATGAGTTTCCATGGCCCTAGCCCCTAGTTAAAAAGCTACAATTCGAGTAATAGAACACCCCAGAGTCCCTCTATCTTCTGCTAGTTTTTCCTCAAAAAGCATATGTATGTCAGCTAAACAAAAGTAGTTATCTTCTGCTTGAACTAGTGGTTTGACATTgctcctttttctttcttctggTTGTTAATATGCCACATGTTGCATGACTGCAGACTGATGCAGGGAAGGTGTGCAAGATGCTAAAACTGACGCCTAGGGAACTACATATTGGATCAAATTCCATGAGATGTGGTCTTTGTGGAACAACAGCATCATTCAGCATGCTTCCCATGGATGCGGAAGGTGACAAAGGAAGAAGTGATTTTGGCGGTTCAGATTTGAGGAAAAAGGTATTTGAGTGATTCTTATTATTTTCATCTGTTCTTGCAGCTAGGCAGATTTCATATGATTGTCATGACTTCCACTGTGGGTTAGATTTAAGCCATAGCATCTACAGAGAGAGTTTCCAAGTCAATAAACCATAGGTGAAACATTACCTTCTTGAAACTATGTTTGGGTTCATTTTAGGCTTGACATGTGCTGAACTATTAACTTCTGAGTTCTCATTCTTGGTAAAGGTTACTTCAATGCACAGCTCTAAGTTTGGTTAATCTTCAACAGAAGGAAACAGCACTAAGTTGCACTTGTTCCTGATTTAACTAAATAGATTACAGTGTTATATACTTCATATTGCTTTTGGTGTGCTCGACTCTTTTgtcttgaaaattttgaattagcTTCATTTTTCATGAGGCTAGACAAAATAAGAAGTGAAATGAATACACAATTTTTTCTTGCAGGAGTCTGCAGCTGCTTTAGTTTTTTTCAGGACTCGCTATGCTGCTTTGGTTGCTTCTCAGAGCCTTCAATCTCGAAATCCTATGTCATGGGTCACAAATCTTTCTCCAGAACCAGGTGATATGTATTGGTCAAACATTTGTGTCCCATATAGACTCCTTTGGATCCGCAAAGTAGCTATTCTTGTGGCCTCGATGGCTTTGGTGGCATTTTTCATTGTGCCTGTTTCATTAACACAAGGTCTTGTTCACCTCGACAAGCTTCAAAAGACATTTCCATTTCTTAAAGGAATTTTAAAGAGGTAATCCTGTCACTGCCTATTTTTGTAAAATTGTAACtctaattttttaagttttaaatttacattggaaatctatttttgaaaggAGTACAGTTATTGATCattctctctctcacacacagaGCATGAGGaaataaagttatgtttcttGATTCAAGGTTGACTTTTTTTTCACAATGATTCACCAGCTTCCTCTATGCACTGTTTTCATTCTGCTACTAACTTCAATGCTTCTCTTTCATTCTATGTATTAACCTTAACTCGTCAGCCTAGCTATAGATAATAATACTACCAATTTATTAAGTCTGAGCTATATCCATGGGCAATATGGCTATCTTTTATCCCTTTTTTTCTTGCAGGAAAGCAATGAGTCAGCTGGCTACGGGATATCTACCAAGTGTCGtgttaataatatttatgtacatGGTTCCTCCAATAATGCTGCTATTTTCTACATTGGAAGGCTCTACCTCTCGTAGTGGTAGGAAGAGGAGTGCAAGCATAAAAGTTTTGTGCTTCTTCATCTGGAATGTTTTCTTTGGTAACATCCTCTCGGGCTCT
This genomic window contains:
- the LOC125857088 gene encoding CSC1-like protein RXW8, whose product is MKLAALLTSAGINTAVSVVLFSLYSVLRKQPSFVNVYFGAKIAQVRSRQQDAFRFDRFVPSPSWILKAWETSDEEICATGGLDAVVFVRMIVFSFRIFSIAAIVCNFLVLPLNYFGKEMQRHQIPAETLEVFTIANVEEGSRWLWAHCLALYLVSCCSCFLLYLEYKSISRMRLAYFTSSVSNPSYFTVLVRAIPWSREESYSGTVARFFTNFYASSFLSHQIVYRSGSVQKLVTDAGKVCKMLKLTPRELHIGSNSMRCGLCGTTASFSMLPMDAEGDKGRSDFGGSDLRKKESAAALVFFRTRYAALVASQSLQSRNPMSWVTNLSPEPGDMYWSNICVPYRLLWIRKVAILVASMALVAFFIVPVSLTQGLVHLDKLQKTFPFLKGILKRKAMSQLATGYLPSVVLIIFMYMVPPIMLLFSTLEGSTSRSGRKRSASIKVLCFFIWNVFFGNILSGSVIERFSKIFKDVNYLLATAVPSTATFFMTYVLTSGWASLSCELMQPFGLLCNLFYIFILRNKDVTTYGTLTFPYHTEVPRILLFGLFGFVYSTLSPLILPFLLVYFSLAYLVYRNQILNVYVTKYQTGGTYWPIVHNATIFSMVLMQVIAMAVFGLKKSTVASSFVIPLIIMTLLFNEYCRQRFQPLFMQIPAQILIEMDRQDEQNGKMKEIHQKLTTSYTQFKSKSRTLGDPMPPNNNCRLEDLEINPGKSPVHHLSS